A single genomic interval of Bradyrhizobium sp. sBnM-33 harbors:
- a CDS encoding transglutaminase-like cysteine peptidase — MARHLYSMAAAILAGALFAGLAEARSRSPQDSNVSPGIVEASPTLAPFQHVRFCLRYPSDCKTSAAESDRIEFSTETSELLKRVNHSVNMSIIPASKNYGSNLEDSWTIAPDMGDCNDYAVTKRHELLGSGLPSRALRLSVVKTASGIGHLVLVVATTRGDLVMDNLTEAIRPWQSTGYQWLKIQSAADAKFWYEVKYPAGGPSISQADKKLRLADR, encoded by the coding sequence ATGGCACGACACTTATATTCGATGGCGGCTGCAATCCTTGCAGGCGCGCTGTTCGCTGGCCTCGCCGAAGCTCGCAGTCGGTCCCCACAGGACTCAAATGTGTCTCCAGGGATTGTGGAAGCTTCTCCGACATTAGCTCCGTTTCAGCATGTCCGCTTTTGCCTTCGATATCCTTCTGATTGCAAGACAAGCGCGGCGGAAAGCGATCGCATCGAATTCAGCACGGAGACTTCGGAGTTGCTGAAGCGTGTGAATCACAGCGTCAACATGTCCATTATTCCAGCCTCCAAGAACTATGGTTCCAACCTTGAGGACAGCTGGACGATTGCGCCAGATATGGGAGACTGCAACGACTACGCCGTAACCAAGCGGCACGAGCTCCTCGGAAGCGGTCTGCCCTCAAGGGCTCTGCGGCTATCGGTGGTCAAGACGGCCTCCGGAATTGGTCACCTGGTGCTCGTCGTCGCGACGACACGGGGTGACCTCGTTATGGACAATTTGACTGAGGCAATTCGCCCCTGGCAGAGCACGGGCTACCAATGGCTCAAGATACAATCAGCCGCCGACGCCAAGTTTTGGTATGAGGTGAAGTATCCTGCAGGCGGCCCGTCCATCTCGCAAGCCGATAAAAAACTTCGCCTGGCGGATCGATAG